The Plasmodium brasilianum strain Bolivian I chromosome 14, whole genome shotgun sequence genome contains a region encoding:
- a CDS encoding hypothetical protein (conserved Plasmodium protein), which translates to MAKSNIEIAKQLKHNSVEIKEYFEDLYAWQNEIRKKEEKEKGKEKKREKEKEKSTKEGKSKGKISTAKKDDATNLIKEERKNCEIRNVKKGSEEINIIKTSNFNQNSSLKRDCNSLDDYYRAWEKLIIENVEDGIENKEKNSGNSNINSNNAESLFNHCEIRTNEQERKGSNEIAGVGGKNEDVYSLQTDISKSNYTDAQVCSDYKLKEDGKWSLNLNKEEQRIVKVGSRAFDIFICKSEEGKINYQNRRYNKCLENYNDIISYIDYELRSNNVFLEIEKNYDNELYIDVMSCNYVLENKNIEELCILRTKALINRALAFQRVCSYFEGIQDCSCVILFYTYFLPRKKDSVKYSIKNLLTVNIKNIIFKAYYLRAMARYKLKIYKHSLADFKNSKDLTNDINCSTTINIDKSIQLLENIIKENNIKKHIRRQSEYTSTLLERYKLKSKMLRIEIIQKKYTRELGPPENNSTNGCANNNNGCQDSTKKDSYDGSDRNNNREHHNNSENNYNSNNSNSNSNTLNCSSERVDNLGLSKEHTNGVGITSIGGNKKIIKVKKGEERVIRDIVKNEQNSKEHGMLYTVSANKIVDRVEKVKEEMEDEKNNNASIRNISETNKKQNNNIFNSEDINSDSSLTLSENEILSDLEETRPGLLTAIPSIKNCENIKIKNKINFEIIWNSDKVKSSFKNQLNILKIAFLEEGIFHFNLDKDIYVDILDCLFKNNFLVLFQNMDNEEEIMQKLQGNNHENDPCFTYVKNGTNEDGNSVEFNGCIKNGNVNKGLKNNRTAENGEELNSNDCVILIDILYMLTNRGKENYIFLFVDKKERALLLKFFSFIFKYPNVFICNENCIKEKTLLLKSLLEMIF; encoded by the coding sequence AAAGGAATACTTCGAAGACCTATACGCATGGCAAAAtgaaataaggaaaaaggaagaaaaggagaagggaaaagagaagaaaagagagaaagaaaaagagaagagTACAAAGGAAGGAAAAAGTAAGGGGAAAATATCCACAGCAAAAAAGGATGATGCAACTAATTTAATTAaggaagaaagaaaaaattgtgaAATAAGGAATGTCAAAAAGGGTAGTGAGGAGATTAATATAATCAAGACAAGCAACTTCAATCAAAACTCTTCTCTTAAGAGGGACTGCAATTCTTTAGATGACTACTACAGGGCATGGGAAAAACTAATAATAGAGAATGTTGAAGATGGCATCGAAAATAAGGAGAAGAATAGCGGTAAcagtaatattaatagtaacaatGCGGAGAGTCTTTTCAACCACTGCGAAATAAGGACAAACGAACAAGAAAGAAAAGGCTCCAATGAGATAGCAGGTGTAGGAGGTAAAAATGAAGATGTGTACTCATTACAAACGGATATAAGTAAGTCTAATTACACAGATGCACAAGTGTGTTCTGACTACAAATTGAAGGAGGATGGTAAATGGTcgttaaatttaaataaggAAGAACAACGAATAGTTAAAGTGGGATCGAGAGCATTTgacatatttatttgtaaaagtgaagaagggaaaataaattatcagAATAGgagatataataaatgtttagAAAATTACAACGATATAATAAGTTATATAGATTATGAATTAAGAAGTAACAATGTATTTctagaaatagaaaaaaattatgacaatgaattatatatagatgtCATGTCATGCAACTATGttttggaaaataaaaatatagaagaaCTATGTATTCTTAGAACTAAAGCACTTATTAACAGAGCATTAGCATTTCAAAGAGTATGTTCTTACTTTGAAGGTATACAAGATTGTTCAtgtgtaatattattttatacttattttttacctCGTAAGAAGGATTCAGTTAAATATAGCATAAAAAATCTTCTTAcagttaatattaaaaatattatttttaaagcatATTATTTAAGAGCGATGGCaagatataaattaaaaatttataaacattCTCTTGcagattttaaaaattctaaaGATCTAacaaatgatataaattgctcaacaacaataaatatagataaatCTATACAACTtcttgaaaatataataaaagaaaataatataaaaaaacacatTAGGAGACAAAGTGAGTACACATCTACATTATTAGAGcgatataaattaaaatcgAAGATGCTAAGGATTGAAATCATACAGAAGAAATACACTAGAGAGTTAGGACCACCAGAAAATAATAGCACCAATGGTTGTGCTAACAACAACAATGGATGTCAGGACAGCACTAAAAAGGACTCTTACGACGGCAGTGATAGGAATAATAATAGAGAACATCATAACAATagtgaaaataattataatagtaataatagtaacagtaatagtaatacaTTAAACTGCAGTTCTGAACGAGTGGACAATCTAGGATTAAGTAAGGAACATACAAATGGTGTTGGTATTACAAGTATTGGgggtaataaaaaaataataaaggtCAAAAAGGGGGAAGAAAGGGTAATACGCGATATTGTTAAAAATGAACAGAACAGCAAAGAACATGGTATGCTGTATACAGTAAGTGCAAATAAAATTGTAGACCGCgtggaaaaagtaaaagaagaGATGGAAGATGAGAAAAACAATAATGCAAGCATTCGCAATATAAGTGAAACCAATAAAAAACAGAATAATAACATCTTTAATAGTGAAGATATAAATAGTGATAGTAGTTTAACATTAAGTGAGAACGAAATACTGAGCGATTTAGAAGAAACGAGACCTGGACTATTAACTGCTATACCtagtataaaaaattgtgaaaacataaaaattaaaaacaagaTAAATTTCGAGATAATATGGAACTCCGATAAAGTAAAGAGCTCTTTTAAAAatcaattaaatattttaaaaattgcatTTCTGGAAGAAGGAATTTTTCACTTCAATTTAGATAAAGATATTTACGTTGATATATTAGACTgtttgtttaaaaataattttttagtattatttcaaaatatggATAATGAAGAAGAGATCATGCAAAAGCTACAAGGAAATAACCATGAAAACGATCCCTGTTTCACCTACGTCAAAAATGGAACAAATGAAGATGGAAATTCAGTAGAATTTAATGgatgtataaaaaatggaaatgtaAATAAGGGACTCAAAAATAACAGAACGGCGGAAAACGGTGAAGAGCTAAATTCTAACGACTGTGTGATTttaatagatatattatacatgcTAACTAACCGAGGAAAGGaaaattacattttcttatttgttgataaaaaagaaagagcCTTATTACTCAagttttttagttttatttttaaatatccaAATGTTTTCATTTGCAATGAAAACTGCATAAAGGAGAAAACTCTCTTGTTGAAAAGTTTACTTgaaatgatattttaa
- a CDS encoding ubiquitin carboxyl-terminal hydrolase MINDY has protein sequence MSSLIKLHYDENNDEEENLIIRFADYETFKSYVLKKYDKIYEVTDYEKENINYYSIKWINFINRKVPILLQNKNGPCPLLCITNILLLRNQLQLDRKIKKISHSFLEGKIMDILLESNKKNVTNHDSSCNYRKNIIECVDILPQLKYGLDINCKFTNIHSFEYTKGFCIFDMLNIPLYHGWVISSDDIIFYSYLKDYSYNVIINKIIRYNEYYEKNKTRYADESSNSEQKTFYQIEDVKVLCEEKNRNDTEKMDVDQHNIPVFPDDLDKNGRSNRNKKLYKEDNDIVNGTWSDNEYNDDTTKKKNNIPLSNKNSDDEGNNNRKRRTHIANSNSGKNSNHLNLDKNTNKSDVEIKDDNLPNFSNKENKYTNNSLFHSNKNNTCKNNKKDYSDNNLLNTPKFPEDDFISGSSCNNSRTTNQSCDKNVQVDGDTMKEKNINEKELRINNELFTELNKKPSQASDINGDNNTDNNTENYIMNNYNTEINLTPYEIHEALIISEFLETYKTQLTLVGLKLLKENLNPNQLVAFFRNNHFNTLFKYDNKLFLLAADISFLHLSCTWELFDNVDNDTSYYDNNFRCLSSQKNLEKNLNHSMVYLKNYEKGIAKNNMHCVRSNTTLSNTKKKKKKCTFM, from the coding sequence CATTATGACGAGAATAATGACGAAGAAGAAAATTTGATAATAAGATTTGCAGACTATGAAACGTTTAAGTCTTACGtattaaagaaatatgataaaatctACGAAGTAACAgattatgaaaaagaaaatataaactatTACAGTATAAAATGGATAAACTTTATAAACAGAAAAGTACCGATTTTGCTTCAGAACAAGAATGGACCATGCCCTCTTTTATGTATAACcaatattttactattacgTAATCAGTTACAGCTAGataggaaaattaaaaagatttCACACAGTTTTCTTGAGGGGAAAATTATGgatatattattagaatcaaataaaaagaatgtaaCAAATCATGATTCATCATGTAATTAtcgaaaaaatattattgagTGTGTTGATATATTACCACAGTTAAAATATGGTTTAGATATAAATTGTAAATTTACTaatattcattcatttgAATACACTAAAGGATTCTGCATATTTGATATGCTTAATATTCCTTTATATCATGGATGGGTTATATCCTCTGatgatataattttctattcctatttaaaagattattcttataatgtaataataaataaaataattagatacaatgaatattatgaaaaaaataaaacaagatATGCAGACGAATCTTCAAATAGTGAACAAAAGACATTTTATCAAATAGAAGATGTGAAGGTTTTatgtgaagaaaaaaatagaaatgatACCGAAAAAATGGATGTGGATCAACATAATATTCCTGTTTTTCCAGATGATCTAGATAAAAATGGTCGGTCaaataggaataaaaaattatataaagaagaTAATGATATTGTTAATGGCACTTGGTCTGATAATGAATACAATGATGATACaacaaagaagaaaaataatattcctctcagtaataaaaattcagATGATGAAGGAAATAATAACAGAAAGAGAAGAACACATATTGCTAACTCCAATAGTGGCAAAAATTCTAATCATTTAAATTTGGATAAAAACACGAATAAGTCTGATGTAGAAATAAAAGATGATAACTTACcaaatttttctaataaagaaaataaatatacgaaTAACTCATTATTTCatagtaataaaaacaatacttgtaaaaataacaaaaaagattatagtgataataatttgttaaataCTCCAAAATTTCCTGAAGATGATTTTATATCCGGTTCTAGCTGTAATAATTCTCGAACAACTAACCAATCATGtgataaaaatgtacaagTTGATGGTGATACtatgaaggaaaaaaatataaacgaaAAAGAATTAAGGATTAATAATGAATTGTTTactgaattaaataaaaaacctAGCCAAGCTAGTGATATTAATGGTGACAATAACACGGATAATAATacagaaaattatattatgaataattataatacagAAATTAATTTAACTCCATATGAAATTCATGAAGCTTTAATAATATCCGAATTCCTTGAAACATATAAAACACAATTAACCTTAGTAGGGTTGAAATTATTGAAAGAAAATTTGAACCCAAATCAACTTGTTGCATTTTTTAGGAACAATCACTTTAAtactttatttaaatatgataataaattgTTCCTATTGGCAGCCGACATTTCCTTTTTACACCTAAGTTGCACATGGGAATTGTTTGATAATGTAGATAATGATACGTCTTACTATGATAACAACTTTCGCTGTTTATCTAGTCAGAAAAATCTTGAAAAAAACTTAAATCATTCTATggtttacttaaaaaattatgaaaaaggtATTGCAAAGAATAATATGCACTGCGTAAGGTCAAATACAACCCTTTCtaataccaaaaaaaaaaaaaaaaaatgcacattTATGTAG